From Argopecten irradians isolate NY chromosome 12, Ai_NY, whole genome shotgun sequence, one genomic window encodes:
- the LOC138336324 gene encoding uncharacterized protein produces MTAEIESLKAKVKEQEKTISDLQQAGVTTQPASSNSKWFGVQAVLDNNTNHKNLFKHYNGITYIRFVALLSFLIPENFSLQFEKGRSDLKSLSNEDSLFLTLTRCRHSFSLADLAMKFGIKLQTAGVVFNTWIDHMYFKLAQLPLWPHRDTLIKNMPKDFKKDYPTTLIIIDGTELYTQSPCALGLQSQFYSDYKGNTTLKGLIGCDARGTLLFVSELFSGSVSDKVITEESGFYELLKSLKVHGYIQDGDSIMADKGFTIGDELAKLNLKLNIPPFVRGGKQLTSGERKETQKIAKHRIHIERLIAKVKKNKILKNEIPTCMFTRINKIWTVCCHLTLFEDIFVKDKE; encoded by the coding sequence ATGACTGCAGAGATTGAGTCACTGAAAGCTAAAGTCAAGGAGCAGGAGAAAACCATATCTGATCTACAACAAGCCGGTGTCACCACTCAGCCTGCTTCCAGTAACAGCAAATGGTTTGGGGTACAGGCAGTATTAGATAACAACACCAATCACAAAAACCTGTTTAAGCACTACAATGGTATAACATACATAAGATTTGTAGCCTTGTTGTCCTTTTTGATTCCTGAAAACTTCAGTTTACAATTTGAGAAAGGGCGTAGTGACTTGAAGTCTTTGTCTAATGAAGACTCTTTGTTTTTGACTCTGACAAGATGTCGACATAGTTTTAGTTTAGCTGATCTTGCTATGAAATTTGGTATCAAACTCCAAACCGCTGGAGTTGTGTTCAATACCTGGATTGACCATATGTACTTTAAACTTGCACAGTTACCACTATGGCCTCACAGAGATACACTCATAAAAAACATGCCAAAGGATTTCAAGAAGGATTATCCTACAACCTTGATTATTATTGATGGAACTGAACTTTATACACAGTCTCCATGTGCGCTTGGACTACAAAGTCAGTTTTACAGTGATTATAAGGGTAATACAACACTGAAAGGTTTAATTGGCTGTGATGCTAGAGGAACACTATTATTTGTATCAGAATTATTTTCTGGGTCTGTATCAGACAAAGTCATCACTGAAGAAAGTGGATTTTATGAACTTTTGAAAAGTCTGAAAGTGCATGGATACATTCAGGATGGTGATTCCATTATGGCAGATAAAGGGTTCACGATAGGTGACGAATTGGCAAAGTTGAATTTAAAACTTAACATTCCCCCTTTTGTTCGTGGTGGAAAACAACTGACAAGTGGAGAACGGAAAGAAACTCAAAAAATTGCTAAACACAGGATTCACATAGAAAGACTAATAGCTAaggttaagaaaaataaaattttgaaaaatgaaattccaacatgtatgtttacaagAATTAACAAAATCTGGACTGTTTGTTGTCACCTCACACTGTTTGAAGACATTTTTGTCAAAGATAAAGAATAA
- the LOC138336323 gene encoding uncharacterized protein, which produces MLIKSGKIYFIVNFIGWMDICSHIVGLLKTLQGLKLHNYTSVPQHQSCTSVPQQWNVPRGPKIKPVPINHVVVARPLESRKRKPIICHLDENYPIPNVTEDELKNLADIAGSPLQYILSSSRSNIPSTSTPFGNVPIGSSLSYQTRNLKAAPAPTVSFGCGDTSVHRQSPVVLPEVFRFLNRHMEQANIEYIEKTTRSQALSDTWLNERKVRLTTSNFGRVISRKAKPTPSFLEDVFNRTTKSAPALDYGSKHEKEAKAKYLETFPSRHIHDCGFIINNNFNFLGASPDGKVCDNGECGILEVKCPYSARNMDIDRACDEIDGFCLERNGQAMSLKKNHMYFAQVQGQLMISGCNFCEFVVFTQRSLFVERIFPDVPYMENMLVKLSTFMKEHGQQYMV; this is translated from the exons ATGTTAATTAAAAGTggtaaaatttatttcattgtcAATTTTATAGGATGGATGGACATTTGTTCACACATTGTTGGACTACTCAAAACACTCCAAGGATTGAAGCTACACAATTACACCAGTGTTCCTCAACATCAGAGTTGTACAAGTGTCCCCCAACAATGGAATGTACCTAGAGGACCAAAGATCAAGCCGGTACCTATCAACCATGTTGTCGTGGCACGTCCATTGGAGAGTAGAAAGAGAAAACCTATAATCTGTCATCTGGATGAAAACTACCC AATTCCAAATGTAACTGAAGATGAACTTAAGAATCTTGCTGACATTGCTGGCAGCCCTCTACAGTATATACTGTCATCATCCAGATCCAATATTCCATCAACCTCAACACCATTTGGAAATGTTCCGATCGGATCATCACTTTCTTATCAG actCGGAACTTGAAAGCAGCACCTGCCCCGACAGTATCCTTTGGATGTGGTGATAcatctgtacacagacaatcaCCTGTTGTATTGCCGGAAGTATTTAGATTTCTCAACAGACATATGGAGCAagcaaatatagaatatatagagaaaactaCACGAAGTCAAGCACTATCTGATACATGGCTTAATGAGAGAAAAGTGAGACTGACTACATCCAACTTTGGCCGAGTAATCAGCAGAAAAGCAAAGCCCACACCATCATTTTTGGAAGATGTGTTCAACAGAACAACAAAATCTGCACCTGCCCTAGATTACGGCTCCAAGCATGAAAAAGAAGCCAAGGCAAAGTATCTTGAGACCTTTCCTTCACGACATATTCATGACTGCGGATTTATTATCAACAACAACTTTAACTTTCTCGGTGCATCGCCTGATGGAAAAGTTTGTGACAATGGGGAATGTGGTATTCTGGAAGTGAAATGCCCTTATTCAGCAAGGAATATGGACATAGACAGAGCATGTGATGAAATCGATGGCTTTTGTTTAGAGCGGAATGGTCAAGCAATGAGTTTGAAAAAGAATCATATGTACTTTGCTCAAGTTCAAGGACAACTTATGATATCTGGCTGTAACTTTTGTGAGTTTGTTGTATTCACACAGAGAAGTCTATTTGTAGAAAGAATATTTCCAGATGTACCATATATGGAGAATATGCTTGTCAAATTATCAACTTTCATGAAGGAACATGGACAGCAGTACATGGTGTAA